The genomic segment TCAGTCGGCCAGCGCCAGGTAGCGACAGGTACACTGTTGGTCGTGCTGCTTACGGTCGGTTCTGGAGCGCTAACGGCAGGTGCTGTGGAAGGAGCTACGACTGCCCCAGAGCTCACATTCCCAGGCAACATTTTGTTAGCACTCTGTTCACCTGAATCCTCAGAATAAATAATTGTCGGTTTGGAAGCAACCACTGTGCTGCTATTTTGCGCAGGTTTTGAGACTATTCCTTGCGCACTCGCGTCCGCTTGCGTTATAGCATTTCCGCCGGTAATTGGCGTACCGGACGCGTTCCCAACCTGCAGCGTTTGCCCAACATTCAGGCCATACGGGGCTTCGATGTGGTTACGCTGGGCCAAATCGCGGAAATCGTTCCCGGTAATCCAGGCGATATAAAACAGCGTATCGCCGCGCTTAACGGTATAAGTGCTGCCGCCGGTATAGCTACCTTTCGGAATGTTCCCATACTTACGGTTGTAAACAATGCGGCCATTTTGTGTCTGAACCGGCTGATCGGGGATCACATGCGCCTGGCGCGGCTGGCTGATTTGCGGCTGAACCGGTGCCGGCTGGATAGTCGGCTGGCGGGGCTGCGTTGAGATATTTGATGGCGGCATAATCATCCCGCCGCCTGTGCCGGAACTGGCCCCTGCGCTGCTGCTCGCGCTGCCGCCAACAGAACTGACGGGCGCCGGTGCGGAGGAGTTATTTGAATTACATGCCGCCAGACAAAGCGAAATCAGTGACAGCGCCGCGACTCGGCGTGCTGTGAAGGTTGGGCTTCCCGCGCTCATTTATCCCCCTGGAATGGTTTACTTCTCTATAAAAACGATGATGACCGCTGTATTCGGCGTCTGGCCGACGCGATTTTCGCTCACCATACGCCAGAAGCGCGCTAAAAACACAGGAAAAATTCCTGGTTTACGCCAGTTCCCCTTTCACTAAAGGAACAAAGCGCACGGCTTCTACAGTGTCGATAATAAATTCGCTCCCCCGCCGACGAACACGTTTTAACACCTGCTGTTCGTCGCCCACGGGAAGAACCAGAATGCCGCCCTCGTCCAGCTGCGACAATAGTGCCGTCGGGATCTCAGGCGGCGCGGCCGTCACGATAATAGCGTCAAACGGGGCGCGCGCTTGCCACCCCAGCCAGCCATCGCCGTGACGGGTTGAAACGTTGTGGAGATCAAGCTGCTTCAGGCGCCGTCTGGCGTGCCATTGCAGGCTTTTGATGCGCTCGACCGAGCAGACGTGATGTACCAGATGGGCCAGAATCGCCGTCTGGTAGCCAGAGCCGGTGCCGATTTCCAGCACCCTTGAGGCGGGCGTGAGCGTCAGAAGCTCGGTCATTCGCGCCACCATATACGGCTGAGAGATGGTCTGCCCGGATCCTATCGGCAGCGCCACGTTTTCCCAGGCT from the Cronobacter condimenti 1330 genome contains:
- the nlpD gene encoding murein hydrolase activator NlpD, whose translation is MSLISLCLAACNSNNSSAPAPVSSVGGSASSSAGASSGTGGGMIMPPSNISTQPRQPTIQPAPVQPQISQPRQAHVIPDQPVQTQNGRIVYNRKYGNIPKGSYTGGSTYTVKRGDTLFYIAWITGNDFRDLAQRNHIEAPYGLNVGQTLQVGNASGTPITGGNAITQADASAQGIVSKPAQNSSTVVASKPTIIYSEDSGEQSANKMLPGNVSSGAVVAPSTAPAVSAPEPTVSSTTNSVPVATWRWPTEGNVIENFSAAEGGNKGIDIAGSKGQAIVATADGRVVYAGSALRGYGNLIIIKHNDDYLSAYAHNDTMLVREQQEVKAGQKIATMGSSGTSSTRLHFEIRYKGKSVNPLRYLPQR
- a CDS encoding protein-L-isoaspartate(D-aspartate) O-methyltransferase → MVNNRVQTLLNQLRAQGIKDERVLEAISRVPREKFVDEAFEHKAWENVALPIGSGQTISQPYMVARMTELLTLTPASRVLEIGTGSGYQTAILAHLVHHVCSVERIKSLQWHARRRLKQLDLHNVSTRHGDGWLGWQARAPFDAIIVTAAPPEIPTALLSQLDEGGILVLPVGDEQQVLKRVRRRGSEFIIDTVEAVRFVPLVKGELA